A region of Rhodoferax potami DNA encodes the following proteins:
- a CDS encoding IS3 family transposase (programmed frameshift) produces MKKSRFTDSQIMAALKRVEAGLPVPDICRELGISTATFYKWRAKFGGMDTSMMARMKELEDENRRLKKMYLEEKLKAEIANEYLAKKLSRPSRRREMAKEVVQQRGLAIRVACSVFSISESCYRYESKQNAENELIADWLMRLTDNHRNWGFGLCYLYLRNVKSFGWNHKRVYRIYRELELNLRIKPRKRLVREKPEPLAVPEAINQVWSMDFMHDKLEDGRNLRLFNVIDDFNREALGIEVDFSLPSERVIRALKQIISWRGKPQVIRCDNGPENISGTIQNWAEEWGIRFEYIQPGKPQQNAYVERFNRTVRYEWLSQYYWSSIEEVQDFATQWMWSYNHDRPNMALGGFTPMQHLAMAA; encoded by the exons GTGAAGAAGTCGAGATTTACGGATAGCCAGATCATGGCTGCATTGAAGCGTGTTGAAGCCGGTTTGCCGGTTCCTGATATCTGTCGTGAGTTGGGGATCAGCACCGCCACGTTCTACAAGTGGCGTGCCAAGTTTGGTGGCATGGACACATCCATGATGGCCCGCATGAAGGAACTCGAAGACGAGAACCGGCGGCTTAAGAAGATGTATCTGGAAGAGAAACTCAAGGCCGAGATCGCCAACGAGTACCTCGCAAAAAAGT TAAGCCGGCCGTCTCGCCGGCGCGAGATGGCCAAAGAAGTCGTGCAGCAGCGTGGGCTTGCCATACGGGTCGCCTGTTCCGTGTTCTCAATCAGCGAATCCTGCTACCGCTACGAGTCCAAGCAAAACGCTGAGAATGAACTCATCGCTGATTGGTTGATGCGGCTGACGGACAACCACCGCAACTGGGGCTTTGGCCTGTGCTACCTGTATCTGCGCAATGTGAAGAGTTTCGGGTGGAACCATAAACGCGTGTACCGCATCTATCGTGAGCTGGAGTTGAACCTACGTATCAAGCCTAGGAAGCGCTTGGTGCGTGAGAAGCCCGAGCCTTTGGCTGTGCCAGAGGCCATCAATCAGGTCTGGTCGATGGACTTCATGCACGACAAGCTGGAGGACGGCCGTAACCTGCGCTTGTTCAATGTCATCGACGACTTCAACCGTGAGGCGCTGGGCATTGAGGTGGACTTCTCGCTGCCGTCGGAGCGGGTGATCCGAGCATTGAAGCAGATCATTTCCTGGCGTGGCAAGCCGCAAGTGATTCGATGTGACAACGGGCCCGAGAACATCAGTGGCACCATCCAGAACTGGGCCGAGGAATGGGGCATCCGGTTTGAATATATCCAGCCGGGCAAGCCACAGCAGAATGCCTATGTCGAACGGTTTAACAGGACTGTTCGATACGAATGGCTATCCCAGTATTACTGGTCCAGTATTGAAGAAGTTCAGGACTTCGCCACGCAGTGGATGTGGTCCTACAATCACGACCGCCCGAATATGGCCCTGGGCGGTTTCACCCCAATGCAGCACTTGGCCATGGCTGCATAA
- a CDS encoding DUF2130 domain-containing protein — protein MHEIICPHCSKAFKIDEAGYADILKQVRDGEFEQALHERLELAEREKHNAIALAKAEVTNALQKAASAKDTEIQALKAQLDAGEVERKLAVTEALSKVSQERDALANELKNELEKARSAQQAAAQLAEAKLAHELQAAAAKKDAEIQAMQAKLAASDTARQLAVNEAVSVVARERDGLKNDLSLITVKNQLEEKAIKEQFALQLRDREGEIERLRDMKARLSTKMVGETLEQHCEIEFNRIRAAAFQRAHFEKDNDARSGSKGDYIFRDMDESGNEIVSIMFEMKNESDETATKKRNEDFLKELDKDRTEKACEYAVLVSLLEPESELYNSGIVDVSHRYPKMYVVRPQFFVPLITLLRNAALNSMKYKSELALVRSQNVDITKFETQLDEFKTAFGRNWRLASEGFEEAVKRIDEAIKDLEKTKEALHKSANNLRLANDKADDLTIKKLTRGNPTMAAKFAELQGPHDLA, from the coding sequence ATGCACGAAATCATCTGCCCCCACTGCAGCAAAGCCTTCAAGATCGACGAGGCGGGGTATGCCGACATCCTCAAGCAGGTGCGCGATGGCGAATTTGAGCAGGCTTTGCACGAGCGCCTCGAATTGGCTGAGCGCGAAAAGCACAACGCCATTGCCCTGGCCAAGGCCGAGGTGACCAATGCGCTGCAAAAAGCTGCGTCTGCCAAAGACACCGAGATTCAGGCGCTGAAGGCCCAGCTGGACGCGGGCGAGGTGGAGCGCAAGCTGGCGGTCACCGAGGCCTTGAGCAAAGTGAGCCAAGAGCGCGATGCGCTGGCGAACGAGCTGAAGAACGAATTAGAAAAGGCTCGCAGCGCGCAGCAGGCCGCAGCCCAGTTGGCCGAGGCCAAGCTGGCCCATGAGCTGCAGGCGGCTGCCGCCAAAAAGGACGCCGAAATTCAGGCCATGCAAGCCAAGCTGGCGGCCAGCGACACCGCGCGCCAGCTGGCCGTGAATGAGGCTGTGAGCGTGGTTGCCCGCGAGCGCGATGGGCTCAAAAATGACCTGAGCCTCATCACCGTCAAAAACCAGCTCGAAGAGAAAGCCATCAAAGAGCAATTCGCCTTGCAGCTGCGCGACCGCGAGGGCGAGATTGAGCGCCTGCGGGACATGAAGGCGCGGCTATCCACCAAGATGGTGGGCGAGACGCTGGAGCAGCACTGCGAGATTGAGTTCAACCGCATTCGTGCGGCGGCGTTTCAGCGGGCGCATTTTGAAAAAGACAACGACGCCCGCTCCGGCAGCAAGGGCGACTACATTTTTCGCGACATGGATGAGTCGGGCAACGAGATCGTTTCCATCATGTTTGAGATGAAGAACGAGAGCGACGAAACCGCCACCAAAAAGCGAAACGAAGACTTTCTGAAAGAGCTGGACAAAGACCGCACCGAGAAGGCGTGCGAATACGCGGTGCTGGTGTCTTTGCTGGAGCCCGAAAGCGAGCTGTACAACAGCGGCATTGTGGATGTGTCGCACCGCTACCCCAAGATGTATGTGGTGCGGCCGCAGTTTTTTGTGCCGCTGATCACGCTGCTGCGCAATGCGGCGTTGAACTCGATGAAATACAAATCCGAGCTGGCGCTGGTGCGCTCGCAGAATGTGGACATCACCAAGTTTGAGACCCAACTTGACGAGTTCAAGACCGCGTTTGGCCGCAACTGGCGCCTGGCCTCTGAAGGCTTTGAAGAAGCCGTGAAGCGCATTGACGAAGCCATCAAGGACCTGGAAAAAACCAAGGAAGCGCTGCACAAGTCCGCCAACAACCTGCGCCTGGCCAACGACAAGGCCGACGACCTGACGATCAAAAAGCTCACCCGCGGCAACCCCACGATGGCGGCCAAGTTTGCGGAGCTGCAGGGGCCCCATGACCTCGCCTGA
- a CDS encoding DNA methyltransferase, with translation MVESKIKENSAKRLNVKGYSGVYNCHKYWGKKPVELYELILDEFTEMESLVCDPFVGSGVLPSVCFSRGINFDGCDLNPAAIEVAKIFIQPPSKSEVREILELIKTTCEKNINESYTLKDGTLISHIVWNEAGVDEVWTKVGRATKLVPLNKSIKKQVQFTNEIKLNFFNDRELHKNSRINVEEGQMVSDLFTPRALQNIDYLLGAISTLNERQQRIAKFILTSSLGQMSRMVFTIGNRRAKKSAEPQKKYEVGSWVIGYWRPKTYFEINVWNVFEGRSVRLINSLDNYVFGKDTLPKVTIKLDCEDAVEHLKKMKKESVHLLVTDPPHSDRIPYLELSEMWNTFLGFKSDMKSEFIYSNSSKREKSLQKYLEKLDDVIKQVGRVLIPGGYFVLIFNTTETEVWEAIKKSIQESKEGLQYLGRFSADYSAGSVVQDNREGALVNDWCLVVSKGKPNSKFSTNRLPSWTKEWI, from the coding sequence GTGGTTGAATCCAAAATCAAAGAAAACAGTGCTAAAAGATTGAATGTGAAAGGCTACTCAGGAGTCTATAACTGTCACAAGTACTGGGGTAAAAAGCCTGTAGAGCTGTATGAACTCATCCTTGATGAGTTTACAGAAATGGAATCCCTTGTTTGTGATCCCTTCGTCGGTTCGGGAGTACTTCCTAGCGTCTGTTTTTCGAGGGGGATTAATTTTGATGGATGTGATCTCAATCCAGCAGCTATTGAAGTAGCCAAGATTTTTATTCAACCTCCATCAAAGAGTGAAGTTAGGGAAATTCTTGAACTAATTAAGACAACGTGTGAGAAAAATATAAATGAGAGCTACACACTGAAAGACGGGACCCTAATTTCTCACATCGTATGGAATGAAGCTGGTGTAGATGAGGTTTGGACAAAAGTTGGGAGAGCAACCAAGCTAGTTCCGCTCAATAAGAGTATTAAGAAGCAAGTACAGTTCACAAATGAAATCAAACTCAACTTTTTCAATGATAGAGAGCTTCATAAGAACAGTCGTATAAATGTTGAGGAAGGGCAGATGGTTTCTGATCTGTTCACGCCTCGAGCATTACAAAATATCGACTATTTACTTGGGGCAATATCTACCCTTAACGAAAGACAGCAAAGGATTGCTAAATTCATATTGACATCTTCACTGGGACAGATGTCAAGAATGGTTTTTACGATTGGAAATCGTCGAGCCAAGAAGTCCGCTGAACCACAGAAAAAATATGAGGTGGGAAGTTGGGTTATTGGATACTGGAGACCTAAAACATACTTCGAGATTAACGTATGGAACGTATTCGAAGGACGTTCAGTCAGATTGATCAATTCTTTAGACAATTATGTATTTGGGAAAGATACCTTACCCAAAGTCACTATCAAATTAGATTGTGAAGATGCTGTCGAGCATTTGAAAAAAATGAAAAAGGAATCGGTTCACTTGTTAGTGACAGATCCTCCTCATAGTGATCGTATCCCATACCTTGAATTGTCTGAAATGTGGAATACATTTTTGGGATTCAAGTCTGATATGAAGAGTGAATTTATTTACTCAAATTCATCGAAACGTGAGAAATCTCTACAGAAATACCTAGAAAAACTCGATGATGTAATCAAGCAGGTGGGACGTGTATTAATACCTGGTGGCTATTTTGTGTTGATCTTCAACACGACTGAAACTGAAGTTTGGGAAGCAATCAAGAAGAGCATTCAAGAGAGCAAAGAAGGGTTGCAGTATCTCGGAAGGTTCTCAGCGGATTACAGTGCTGGCTCAGTGGTTCAAGACAACAGAGAAGGGGCTTTGGTTAATGATTGGTGTTTGGTCGTTTCGAAAGGGAAGCCGAACTCAAAATTTTCTACAAATCGCTTACCTTCTTGGACTAAGGAGTGGATCTAA
- a CDS encoding DEAD/DEAH box helicase, which yields MATLIPAISACVSRMTSGERRVAERLEQKLDDDYLLWYDVPMGPRNTHPDFCVLHPRRGILVLEVKDWKLSTIQQADKQTWEIIPDGIPKTVANPLEQARQYAQTVVTALQRDKQLIQTEGAHAGKVAFPWSYGVVLTEITRKQFEAAELHHAIEPHRVLCKDEMLESVDAEDLQSRLWDMFPYGMRGTLSLPQIDRVRWIMFPQVRVQTSGNLFDDNDAEAELPDIMRVMDLQQEQLARSLGDGHRVIHGVAGSGKTMILGYRAEYLAQASTASSKPILILCFNEPLGVKLRSVMQAKGLGGKVHVRHFHKWCREQLVAYGQAIPNQGPRMFDEMVENVIRGVDRKQIPSGQYQAVMIDEGHDFAPEWLKLVTQMVDPTTNSLLVLYDDAQSIYERARNKQFSFKSVGIQAQGRTTILKINYRNTRQILHTASLVAADLLTADDKDDDGIPLLKPVSCGREGQEPLIIKLPTLQAEMEAIADHFAAAHKEGFAWGDMAVLCADTKTRDLCARTLAQRKLPVENRLGSGDFDPTSNKIKVMTMKVSKGLEFPVVALPGVGHMPAAGADEKEAARVFYVAANHHRLLEPIGYIPPT from the coding sequence ATGGCGACATTGATTCCGGCAATTAGTGCGTGCGTTTCGCGCATGACCAGTGGTGAACGCAGAGTGGCCGAGCGGCTGGAGCAAAAGCTCGATGACGACTACCTGCTCTGGTACGACGTGCCCATGGGCCCGCGCAACACCCACCCCGACTTTTGCGTGCTGCACCCGCGGCGCGGCATCTTGGTGCTGGAGGTGAAAGACTGGAAGCTCAGCACCATCCAACAGGCCGACAAACAGACCTGGGAAATCATCCCCGACGGCATCCCCAAAACCGTGGCCAACCCGCTGGAGCAAGCCCGGCAATACGCCCAAACGGTGGTGACCGCCCTGCAACGCGACAAGCAACTCATTCAAACCGAAGGCGCACACGCGGGCAAAGTGGCTTTTCCGTGGAGCTATGGCGTGGTGTTGACCGAAATCACCCGCAAGCAGTTCGAAGCCGCCGAACTGCACCACGCCATCGAACCCCACCGCGTGCTCTGCAAAGACGAAATGCTGGAGAGCGTGGACGCCGAAGACCTGCAAAGCCGCTTGTGGGACATGTTCCCCTACGGCATGCGCGGCACGCTCAGCCTGCCCCAGATCGACCGGGTGCGCTGGATCATGTTCCCGCAAGTGCGGGTGCAAACCAGCGGCAACTTGTTTGACGACAACGACGCTGAGGCCGAGCTGCCCGACATCATGCGGGTGATGGACCTGCAGCAAGAGCAGCTGGCCCGCAGCCTGGGCGACGGGCACCGCGTGATCCACGGCGTGGCGGGCTCCGGCAAAACCATGATCTTGGGCTACCGCGCGGAGTATCTGGCCCAAGCCAGCACGGCGAGTAGCAAACCCATCTTGATCCTCTGCTTTAACGAACCGTTGGGCGTGAAGCTGCGTAGCGTCATGCAGGCCAAAGGCTTGGGCGGCAAAGTGCATGTGCGGCATTTTCATAAATGGTGCCGCGAACAACTGGTGGCTTATGGGCAGGCCATACCCAATCAAGGCCCGCGCATGTTTGACGAGATGGTGGAGAACGTCATCCGCGGTGTGGACCGCAAACAAATCCCCAGCGGCCAATACCAAGCGGTGATGATCGACGAGGGCCACGACTTCGCGCCCGAATGGCTCAAGCTCGTTACCCAAATGGTGGACCCCACCACCAACAGCCTGCTGGTGCTGTACGACGATGCGCAGAGCATTTACGAGCGTGCCCGCAACAAGCAGTTCAGCTTCAAGAGCGTGGGCATCCAGGCGCAGGGGCGCACCACCATCCTGAAGATCAACTACCGCAACACCCGCCAGATATTGCACACCGCCAGCCTGGTGGCCGCGGACCTGCTGACCGCAGACGACAAAGACGACGACGGCATCCCCCTGCTCAAACCCGTGAGCTGCGGGCGCGAGGGGCAAGAGCCCCTCATCATCAAACTGCCCACCCTGCAAGCCGAGATGGAAGCTATTGCCGACCACTTTGCCGCCGCGCACAAAGAGGGTTTTGCCTGGGGCGACATGGCCGTGCTGTGCGCAGACACCAAGACGCGCGACCTGTGCGCCCGCACTTTGGCGCAGCGAAAGTTGCCGGTAGAGAACCGCTTGGGCTCTGGCGACTTTGACCCCACCAGCAACAAGATCAAGGTCATGACCATGAAGGTCAGCAAAGGCTTGGAGTTCCCCGTGGTGGCGCTACCCGGCGTGGGGCATATGCCTGCGGCGGGGGCGGATGAGAAGGAAGCGGCAAGGGTGTTTTATGTGGCGGCTAACCACCACAGACTGTTGGAGCCTATCGGCTACATTCCTCCTACCTAA
- a CDS encoding sensor domain-containing diguanylate cyclase → MLLPLWVSAAAVDVRAPGSGSVDPGPVVAVLEDVSGAFTLAEVLAADRAGGFEKGAEVAKGLSLGYSRSAFWLRLAIRNPELRPIEQLLEVSNARISSVSLYVPDASGNYKAMVTGGDAPFANRPYPHRHFVFPLTLSPQSEQVVYMRVQNSSSLIVPLRLWEPHDFDIASRPEYMVQGWYFGMASAMVLFNLLLWLAIRDRIYIYYVIFVLAMAVTVASKTGLGAQYLWPASLVWGNFSFFTAISFTLAAFYPFTRRMLDTPRTMPRVDSVMQLMTWVHVLAPVAYWFALPVVAPYGTAFFGFTILFYGGVAVWGSIRRMRAAYFQLGAFSLLLAGTLMAVLRAYGWMPTNIFTVDGLQLGSVFEMLVLALALADRFNEMRREKMSAQSELVAIQDQLVDTLQASEKELAYRVEKRTRQLQAANARLEALSMVDGLTGIANRRHFDQVLHKEWARLERVSQPLALVMLDVDWFKRYNDHFGHQAGDECLREVALAISGVSRASDLVARYGGEEFVIIAPGNDGPQALQMAQRACDAVRELAMLHPLSEEGFVTLSCGVAYTVPGPESSPENLLGNADNALYEAKAQGRNRVVLAQPSGW, encoded by the coding sequence ATGCTGCTGCCACTCTGGGTGTCGGCAGCTGCAGTGGATGTGCGAGCGCCGGGTTCCGGCAGCGTGGACCCGGGCCCGGTGGTGGCGGTGCTCGAAGACGTGTCGGGCGCGTTCACCCTGGCCGAGGTGTTGGCCGCAGATCGCGCGGGTGGTTTTGAGAAAGGGGCCGAGGTTGCCAAAGGCCTCTCGCTCGGCTACAGCCGCTCGGCGTTTTGGTTGCGCTTGGCAATCCGCAACCCCGAGCTGCGGCCCATAGAGCAGTTGCTGGAGGTGAGCAATGCGCGCATTTCCAGCGTGTCGCTGTATGTGCCTGATGCCTCGGGCAACTACAAGGCCATGGTGACCGGGGGTGACGCCCCCTTTGCCAACCGGCCGTACCCGCACCGCCACTTTGTGTTCCCGCTCACCTTGAGCCCGCAGTCCGAGCAGGTCGTGTACATGCGGGTGCAAAACAGCTCCTCGCTGATCGTGCCCTTGCGCCTGTGGGAGCCCCACGATTTCGACATTGCCAGCCGCCCGGAGTACATGGTGCAGGGCTGGTATTTCGGCATGGCCAGCGCCATGGTGCTGTTCAACCTGTTGCTGTGGCTCGCTATCCGGGACCGCATCTACATCTACTACGTGATCTTTGTGTTGGCCATGGCGGTGACCGTGGCCTCCAAGACCGGCTTGGGCGCGCAATATCTGTGGCCGGCGAGCTTGGTGTGGGGCAATTTCTCGTTTTTTACGGCGATCTCTTTCACGCTGGCGGCGTTTTACCCGTTCACCCGGCGCATGTTGGATACCCCGCGGACCATGCCCCGGGTCGACAGCGTCATGCAGCTGATGACGTGGGTGCATGTGCTGGCGCCCGTGGCTTATTGGTTTGCATTGCCGGTGGTGGCGCCGTATGGCACTGCGTTTTTCGGGTTCACCATTTTGTTTTACGGCGGGGTGGCGGTGTGGGGCTCCATCCGGCGGATGCGGGCGGCGTATTTCCAGCTGGGGGCGTTTAGTTTGCTGCTGGCCGGCACCCTGATGGCCGTGTTGCGCGCCTATGGCTGGATGCCCACCAATATCTTTACCGTAGACGGTTTGCAGCTGGGCTCGGTGTTTGAAATGCTGGTGCTGGCCTTGGCCCTTGCAGACCGCTTTAACGAAATGCGTCGCGAAAAAATGAGCGCCCAGAGCGAGCTGGTAGCCATTCAAGACCAGCTGGTCGACACCCTGCAGGCCTCTGAAAAAGAGCTGGCCTACCGCGTCGAAAAGCGCACCCGCCAGCTGCAAGCGGCCAATGCCCGCCTAGAGGCCCTGAGCATGGTGGATGGCCTGACCGGCATTGCCAACCGCCGCCACTTTGACCAGGTGCTGCACAAAGAGTGGGCGCGGCTGGAGCGGGTGAGCCAGCCCTTGGCGCTGGTGATGCTGGATGTGGACTGGTTCAAGCGCTACAACGACCACTTTGGCCACCAGGCCGGCGATGAGTGCCTGCGCGAGGTGGCCCTGGCGATCAGCGGTGTGAGCCGCGCCAGCGATTTGGTGGCCCGCTATGGCGGCGAGGAGTTTGTGATCATTGCCCCCGGCAACGATGGCCCGCAGGCCCTGCAAATGGCCCAGCGCGCCTGCGACGCGGTGCGCGAGCTGGCCATGCTGCACCCACTGTCTGAAGAGGGCTTTGTGACCCTGAGCTGCGGGGTGGCATATACGGTGCCCGGCCCCGAGAGCAGCCCCGAGAACCTGCTGGGCAATGCAGACAACGCCCTCTACGAGGCCAAGGCCCAGGGCCGCAACCGGGTGGTTCTGGCCCAGCCCTCGGGTTGGTAG
- a CDS encoding CsbD family protein, with product MGINKDQIKGRTQEAKGKVKEVVGKALGNKSLEVKGNVQKNLGAVRASVGDAKESVAKAIKRS from the coding sequence ATGGGTATCAACAAAGACCAAATTAAAGGGCGCACACAAGAAGCCAAGGGCAAGGTCAAAGAGGTCGTGGGCAAAGCCTTGGGCAACAAGTCGCTCGAGGTCAAAGGCAACGTGCAAAAGAACCTAGGCGCGGTGCGTGCGTCGGTGGGCGACGCCAAAGAAAGTGTCGCTAAAGCCATCAAGCGCTCATAA